In Deinococcus puniceus, one genomic interval encodes:
- a CDS encoding LysR family transcriptional regulator: MSQRRQQSPPVDLVPAHTQQIQPQQAQPTLAQLRALLLVSEAGGFGEAAAEAGVSQSSLSEAVSKLETAVGRPLLRRTQGGTVPTAAGLRVLVHARAAVQAAADVLLAAQDEGALSGRLRLSSFRSTATHLLPPALSAFRSLYPGVTVMLLDSEAHGGSESAVRAGRVDLSVVVGRQVPGLLLTPLAEDEYLYVAPESRGLHPVSWADLAAAPMILPPHRDPCFERVRGYLEAHAIPLTDLMEVEQDSVTLSMVRYGLGITVMPRLALSPLPPGLIALPLPEPLARPLSLAVLPQRAGLPLVRAFTRVLLDSVQAQAALTPSVPEVVVGEGKGSGRVRH; encoded by the coding sequence ATGAGCCAACGCCGTCAGCAATCGCCGCCTGTCGATCTGGTTCCTGCACATACTCAACAGATCCAGCCGCAGCAAGCCCAACCCACACTGGCCCAATTGCGGGCGTTGTTGTTGGTCTCAGAGGCGGGCGGCTTTGGCGAGGCGGCAGCCGAAGCGGGCGTGTCTCAGTCCAGCCTGAGTGAAGCGGTGAGTAAGCTGGAGACGGCGGTGGGGAGGCCACTGCTGCGCCGCACACAGGGCGGAACCGTGCCCACTGCGGCGGGCCTGCGGGTGCTGGTGCATGCCCGCGCTGCCGTACAGGCCGCCGCCGATGTGCTGTTGGCCGCGCAGGATGAGGGCGCATTGTCGGGCCGCCTGCGGTTGTCGTCGTTCCGGTCTACAGCCACGCATCTGCTGCCGCCCGCGCTGTCGGCTTTCCGCTCTCTTTATCCCGGCGTCACGGTCATGCTGCTCGATAGCGAAGCGCACGGCGGCAGTGAATCGGCGGTGCGAGCGGGCCGAGTCGATCTGTCGGTGGTGGTGGGGCGGCAAGTGCCGGGGCTGCTGCTGACCCCCTTGGCCGAAGATGAATACCTGTACGTGGCCCCAGAATCGCGCGGCCTGCACCCGGTCTCGTGGGCCGACCTTGCCGCCGCACCCATGATTTTGCCGCCCCACCGAGACCCCTGTTTCGAGCGGGTGCGCGGTTATCTGGAGGCCCACGCCATTCCCCTCACCGACCTGATGGAAGTCGAGCAGGACAGCGTGACCCTGAGTATGGTGCGCTACGGCCTCGGCATTACCGTGATGCCCCGGCTGGCGCTATCGCCACTGCCGCCCGGATTGATCGCGCTTCCGCTGCCCGAACCGTTGGCGCGTCCGTTATCACTCGCGGTGTTGCCTCAGCGTGCGGGTTTGCCGTTGGTGCGGGCCTTCACGCGGGTGCTGCTCGACAGCGTGCAGGCGCAGGCCGCCCTGACTCCGAGTGTGCCGGAAGTGGTGGTAGGGGAGGGGAAGGGGAGTGGGCGGGTGCGGCACTGA
- the cysS gene encoding cysteine--tRNA ligase yields the protein MTQTRPDPDIFLYDTMQRQKVRFVPTTPGRVGMYLCGPTVYSDAHLGHAKKEVAFDVIRRALMHFGYSVRYVTNITDVGHLQNDSDDGEDKLLARARLEQLEPMEVADKYFWSFVSDMDALNILKPSINPRATGHITEQIALIEELISRGHAYASNGSVYFDVRSWPDYGKLSGRKLDDQAEGTREEVRGEKRDPRDFALWKKAEAGHIMRWDSPWGVGFPGWHIECSAMSLKYLGEGFDIHGGGLDLQFPHHEAEIAQSEAAGHAFARYWMHNNMLTINGEKMSKSKGNFTTLKDLLMQHDPMVIRYLLVSSHYRSITEFSDGAFESARSGYRRLSEALHEIERHLPTAPSGTDAALDAKIAAHRKAFEDALRDDFNTPKAIAALFGLTTDMNAAINAGPVGAATLDAAREVYRTLGGGVLGLFSGSSTGQAAQADEAPVVDALMELVLQARQNYRLNKQYAQADELRQTLTRVGVTVEDTKDGPRWRK from the coding sequence ATGACCCAGACACGACCTGACCCCGATATTTTCCTGTACGACACCATGCAGCGCCAGAAAGTGCGGTTCGTGCCCACCACACCGGGCCGCGTGGGCATGTACCTCTGCGGGCCGACGGTGTACAGCGACGCGCATTTGGGCCATGCCAAAAAAGAAGTCGCCTTTGACGTGATTCGCCGCGCCCTGATGCACTTTGGGTACAGCGTGCGCTACGTGACCAACATCACCGATGTGGGCCACCTGCAAAACGATTCCGACGACGGCGAGGACAAATTGCTGGCCCGCGCCCGCCTAGAGCAGTTGGAGCCGATGGAAGTGGCCGACAAGTATTTCTGGTCGTTTGTCAGCGATATGGACGCCCTGAATATCCTGAAACCCAGCATCAATCCCCGCGCCACCGGGCACATTACCGAGCAGATTGCGCTGATTGAGGAACTGATCTCACGCGGTCATGCCTACGCCTCCAACGGCAGTGTGTATTTCGATGTGCGGAGTTGGCCCGACTACGGCAAATTGTCGGGCCGCAAGCTGGACGATCAGGCCGAGGGAACGCGGGAAGAGGTGCGCGGTGAGAAGCGTGACCCGCGTGATTTCGCGCTCTGGAAGAAGGCCGAGGCGGGCCACATCATGCGCTGGGATTCGCCGTGGGGCGTAGGATTTCCCGGCTGGCACATCGAATGCAGCGCCATGAGCCTGAAGTACTTGGGCGAGGGTTTTGATATTCACGGCGGCGGCCTTGACCTGCAATTCCCGCACCACGAGGCCGAAATCGCGCAGTCGGAAGCGGCGGGGCACGCCTTCGCCCGCTACTGGATGCACAACAACATGCTGACCATCAACGGCGAAAAAATGAGCAAAAGCAAGGGCAACTTTACGACCCTCAAAGACTTGCTGATGCAGCACGACCCGATGGTTATTCGTTACCTGTTGGTGTCCAGCCACTACCGCTCCATCACCGAATTCAGCGACGGGGCCTTCGAGAGCGCCCGCAGTGGGTACCGCCGACTGAGTGAGGCCCTGCACGAGATAGAGCGCCACTTGCCTACCGCTCCCTCAGGAACCGACGCTGCTCTGGACGCCAAGATTGCCGCCCATCGCAAGGCATTCGAGGATGCCCTACGCGACGATTTCAATACGCCCAAAGCTATTGCCGCGCTGTTTGGTCTGACCACCGACATGAACGCCGCCATCAACGCTGGCCCGGTGGGCGCGGCCACGCTGGACGCCGCCCGCGAGGTATACCGCACGTTGGGCGGCGGCGTGCTGGGGCTGTTCTCTGGGTCATCCACTGGGCAAGCCGCGCAGGCCGATGAAGCCCCAGTCGTAGACGCCCTGATGGAACTGGTGTTGCAGGCCCGCCAGAACTACCGGCTGAACAAGCAATACGCGCAGGCCGACGAACTTCGCCAAACGCTGACCCGCGTAGGCGTAACCGTAGAGGACACCAAAGACGGCCCCCGCTGGCGCAAATAG
- a CDS encoding YcjF family protein, whose protein sequence is MLPPLVRQVLDNFNFDVDSERTPEENTDEVIKSASLLAGAIAVEPIPFADMLLITPLQAKMVLHIGKIYGFDITAERAREIAQELGVTLAYGMAARQVMRGLAKLALPVIGGIITAPAVYGWTFALGRVAQNYFERKRQGLPFARPDQVKVVQEAKQQTRRALPSAQDFTDLASELRRRAEEKSKGNGPSSMN, encoded by the coding sequence ATGCTTCCTCCGCTCGTCAGGCAGGTACTCGATAACTTCAACTTCGACGTGGATTCCGAGCGCACCCCGGAAGAAAACACCGACGAAGTGATCAAGAGTGCTTCCTTGTTGGCTGGCGCGATTGCCGTAGAGCCGATTCCCTTTGCCGACATGCTCCTCATTACGCCCTTGCAAGCCAAAATGGTACTGCACATCGGTAAAATCTACGGCTTCGACATTACCGCCGAACGCGCCCGCGAAATCGCGCAGGAACTCGGTGTCACGCTGGCTTACGGCATGGCGGCCCGTCAGGTCATGCGGGGACTGGCAAAACTGGCCTTGCCCGTCATCGGCGGTATCATTACCGCCCCTGCCGTGTACGGCTGGACGTTTGCGTTGGGGCGCGTAGCTCAGAATTACTTCGAGCGCAAGCGTCAGGGCCTCCCCTTTGCCCGGCCCGATCAGGTGAAGGTGGTGCAAGAAGCCAAGCAGCAAACCCGCCGCGCCCTGCCCAGCGCACAAGATTTCACCGATCTGGCTTCCGAGCTGCGCCGCCGTGCCGAAGAAAAAAGCAAAGGCAACGGCCCCAGCAGCATGAACTGA
- a CDS encoding metallophosphoesterase — translation MPKLWNETDWDGSWLVIPDLHGHAARLDAALKSAQHFRASKLVFLGDLIDDSPRRRLARRAPPSPGTADDSRLVLETVRGLVESGRAEVVLGNHEVMAAASVLDDHRPLMNLWWKVGGREAAASYGWDGRGDPPALMADLRWLREHARLWLNIGPPGATLLLAHATRPTLQRYASGLNRATDLLPSDGDDDVVWFPLGLESDNGARLRSLPLLLPGFIASLHGHMETPEVWTLLDSEDNPAYQLDLAPARQKLALMLVDEAGEMKPHLTPVKH, via the coding sequence ATGCCCAAACTCTGGAACGAAACCGACTGGGACGGCTCTTGGCTGGTCATTCCCGACCTACACGGCCACGCGGCCCGCTTAGATGCGGCCCTGAAATCGGCGCAACACTTCCGGGCGTCCAAATTGGTCTTTCTGGGCGACCTGATCGATGATTCCCCGCGTCGCCGACTGGCCCGCCGTGCGCCGCCCAGCCCCGGCACTGCCGACGATTCGCGTCTGGTGCTAGAAACCGTGCGCGGGTTGGTGGAATCGGGCCGCGCTGAAGTGGTGCTGGGCAACCATGAGGTGATGGCCGCCGCGAGTGTGCTGGACGATCACCGCCCGCTGATGAATTTGTGGTGGAAGGTGGGAGGTCGGGAAGCCGCCGCGTCGTATGGCTGGGATGGCCGGGGCGACCCGCCAGCGCTGATGGCTGATCTGCGCTGGTTGCGCGAGCATGCCCGGTTGTGGCTCAACATCGGGCCGCCGGGCGCGACACTCCTGCTCGCACACGCCACGCGGCCCACGCTCCAGCGGTATGCCAGCGGCCTGAATCGGGCCACCGACCTGCTGCCCAGCGACGGGGACGACGACGTGGTGTGGTTTCCACTGGGATTGGAGAGTGACAACGGCGCACGCCTGCGCTCCCTGCCCCTGCTGCTGCCCGGATTCATTGCCAGTTTGCACGGACACATGGAAACGCCGGAAGTCTGGACGCTGCTGGACAGCGAAGACAACCCGGCGTATCAGTTGGATTTGGCCCCAGCACGGCAAAAGCTGGCGCTGATGCTGGTGGATGAAGCCGGGGAGATGAAGCCGCATCTCACCCCGGTCAAGCACTGA
- a CDS encoding QcrA and Rieske domain-containing protein: MTQHTQPEDQTAAAATDTKTNSTQPDLNRRTAVKLVGGAVLLTGCAPMMQPMMSTAAPAAAPATPAPAAATPAAAPAATPAAAAPAATSTLGAFPAVGSTQLVQVGGKGVLLARIPAAQAGAASSGDVHLLALSDRCTHNGCGVQAAGTGAATAFNCPCHGSVFTLTGDVVKGPAVRPLDRVAVRIDGQNVFVG; the protein is encoded by the coding sequence ATGACCCAGCACACCCAGCCCGAAGACCAGACCGCCGCCGCTGCCACCGACACCAAGACCAACAGCACCCAGCCCGATCTGAACCGCCGCACCGCCGTCAAATTGGTGGGCGGAGCCGTTCTGCTGACCGGGTGCGCCCCGATGATGCAGCCCATGATGAGTACCGCCGCGCCCGCTGCAGCCCCCGCCACACCTGCTCCAGCGGCAGCGACTCCAGCAGCGGCCCCGGCTGCCACGCCTGCTGCCGCTGCTCCGGCGGCCACCTCCACCTTAGGCGCGTTTCCGGCAGTGGGCAGCACGCAACTCGTGCAGGTGGGCGGCAAAGGCGTGCTGCTGGCCCGTATTCCTGCGGCTCAGGCGGGCGCGGCCAGCAGCGGCGACGTGCATCTGCTGGCGCTCAGTGACCGCTGCACCCATAACGGCTGCGGCGTACAGGCAGCGGGTACAGGCGCGGCCACCGCCTTCAATTGCCCCTGTCACGGCTCGGTGTTTACCCTCACCGGAGACGTGGTCAAAGGCCCCGCCGTGCGCCCGCTAGACCGCGTTGCCGTGCGAATTGACGGCCAGAATGTGTTTGTCGGCTAG
- a CDS encoding glycine--tRNA ligase, with protein MPATSMEELVSLCKRRGFIFQGSEIYGGLQGFYDYGPLGVELKNNIKAAWWRANVYERDDMEGLDASIIMHRQVLRHSGHEATFSDPMIDNKKNNKRYRLDHLVKDQKADVIAKVAELIGEDVANFPAVVAALNKKPAEASAALKTAGVRDPFSGEVGDWTEPKPFNMMFKTTIGPVADEESYGYLRPETAQGIFVNFKNVVDSTSRRLPFGIAQIGKAFRNEITPRNFIFRVRELEQMEIEFFCTPGTDETWHQHWLEQRLSWWEAQGIPRSKIDILDVPKEDLAHYSKRTYDLMYDYPTLGYEEIEGIANRGDYDLGSHTKAQNELNLTARVEENNDSIAKLTIPHPETNKPVVPFVIEPSAGVDRALLAVLSEAFTKETLENGNERIVLKLKPHLAPIKVAVIPLARNKSELVELARSIKSDLQKLGLGRILLEDSGNIGKAYRRHDEIGTPYCVTVDFDTIGQSAEGADQSLKDTVTIRDRDTLAQERIKISELSGWIAAHLK; from the coding sequence ATGCCCGCAACGTCTATGGAAGAACTGGTCAGTTTGTGCAAACGCCGGGGCTTTATTTTTCAAGGCTCCGAGATTTACGGCGGCCTGCAAGGCTTCTACGATTACGGCCCGCTGGGTGTAGAGCTGAAGAACAACATTAAAGCCGCGTGGTGGCGGGCCAACGTCTACGAGCGCGATGATATGGAAGGCCTAGACGCCAGCATCATCATGCACCGCCAAGTCCTACGTCACAGCGGGCACGAAGCCACGTTCTCTGACCCCATGATCGATAACAAGAAGAACAACAAGCGCTACCGCCTCGATCATCTGGTGAAGGATCAGAAAGCCGATGTGATCGCCAAAGTCGCGGAACTGATCGGTGAAGACGTGGCAAACTTTCCGGCAGTGGTGGCGGCGCTGAACAAAAAGCCCGCCGAAGCCAGCGCTGCCCTAAAAACCGCTGGCGTGCGCGATCCCTTTTCCGGCGAAGTGGGCGACTGGACGGAACCCAAGCCCTTCAACATGATGTTCAAGACCACGATTGGCCCGGTGGCCGATGAGGAAAGCTACGGCTACCTGCGCCCCGAGACCGCGCAGGGCATCTTCGTCAACTTTAAGAACGTCGTGGACAGCACTTCTCGCCGCTTGCCGTTCGGCATCGCCCAAATCGGCAAGGCCTTTCGCAACGAGATCACGCCCCGCAACTTTATTTTCCGGGTGCGCGAACTGGAGCAGATGGAAATCGAGTTCTTCTGTACCCCCGGCACCGACGAAACGTGGCATCAGCACTGGCTGGAACAACGCCTGAGTTGGTGGGAAGCGCAGGGCATCCCGCGCAGCAAGATCGACATTCTGGACGTGCCCAAAGAGGATTTGGCCCACTACTCCAAGCGCACCTACGACCTGATGTACGACTACCCTACGCTGGGTTACGAGGAAATTGAGGGCATTGCCAACCGGGGTGACTACGATTTGGGCAGCCACACCAAGGCGCAGAATGAGCTGAACCTGACCGCCCGCGTGGAAGAGAACAATGACAGCATTGCCAAATTGACCATTCCGCATCCGGAAACCAATAAGCCCGTCGTGCCGTTTGTGATCGAGCCGTCTGCGGGTGTAGACCGGGCACTGTTGGCCGTTCTGAGCGAAGCATTTACCAAAGAAACACTCGAAAACGGCAATGAACGCATCGTGCTGAAGCTGAAGCCGCACCTTGCGCCTATTAAAGTGGCCGTGATTCCGTTGGCCCGCAACAAATCCGAACTGGTGGAGCTGGCCCGTTCTATTAAATCGGATCTGCAAAAGCTGGGGCTGGGGCGCATTTTGTTGGAAGACAGCGGCAACATCGGCAAGGCTTACCGCCGTCATGATGAAATCGGCACGCCGTATTGCGTGACCGTAGACTTTGACACCATCGGCCAGAGTGCGGAAGGTGCAGACCAAAGTTTGAAAGACACTGTGACGATCCGTGACCGCGACACGTTGGCGCAGGAAAGAATCAAGATCAGTGAATTGTCGGGTTGGATTGCAGCGCATTTGAAGTAG
- a CDS encoding lactate/malate family dehydrogenase, giving the protein MTKVGMVGAGMVGSAAGFALVLRGSCTELVLVDKDAARAQAEAQDISHATPVSHPVRVSSGGFEALAGASVVILTAGANQKPGENRLSLLKRNADIFRDMVPQIAQAAPDAVLLVATNPVDLMTALTAKLAPNQPVIGSGTVLDSARFRALIAAKVGVAPQHVYASVLGEHGDSEVLGWSSASVGGVPLAQVIDLTDAIKQEIEDGTRGAAAQIIAGKHATNYGVGAALALIAEAVLRDRRAVLTVSGPSPYGPCLSLPRVVGAGGIGATLTPDLSEGEKAALERSAAVLMEAAKGLPELSA; this is encoded by the coding sequence ATGACGAAAGTGGGCATGGTTGGGGCGGGCATGGTGGGCAGTGCGGCGGGCTTTGCGCTGGTGCTGCGGGGCAGTTGCACCGAATTGGTGCTGGTCGACAAAGACGCGGCGCGGGCGCAGGCCGAAGCGCAGGACATCTCGCACGCCACGCCGGTGTCTCATCCGGTGCGAGTCAGCAGCGGGGGATTTGAGGCATTGGCTGGGGCCAGCGTGGTCATCCTGACGGCGGGCGCGAACCAGAAACCCGGCGAAAACCGCCTGAGTTTGCTGAAGCGCAACGCCGATATTTTCCGCGACATGGTGCCGCAGATTGCACAGGCCGCGCCGGACGCGGTGTTGCTGGTCGCCACCAACCCAGTTGACCTGATGACGGCCCTGACCGCCAAACTTGCCCCGAATCAGCCTGTCATCGGGTCAGGCACGGTGCTGGACAGCGCCCGCTTCCGTGCCCTGATCGCCGCCAAAGTGGGCGTTGCGCCGCAACATGTTTACGCCTCGGTGCTGGGCGAACACGGCGACTCCGAGGTGTTGGGCTGGAGCAGCGCCAGCGTGGGCGGCGTGCCACTAGCGCAGGTGATTGACCTCACCGACGCTATAAAACAGGAGATAGAAGACGGCACACGCGGCGCGGCGGCCCAAATTATTGCCGGGAAGCACGCCACCAACTACGGCGTAGGCGCGGCGTTGGCTCTGATTGCCGAAGCCGTGCTGAGAGACCGCCGCGCCGTCCTCACCGTCAGCGGGCCGTCGCCGTATGGCCCCTGCCTGAGCCTGCCGCGTGTGGTGGGTGCGGGCGGCATCGGGGCCACGCTCACGCCCGATTTGTCGGAAGGAGAAAAGGCCGCACTGGAACGCAGCGCAGCGGTGTTGATGGAAGCGGCGAAGGGGTTGCCGGAACTCTCGGCTTAG
- a CDS encoding alpha/beta hydrolase, producing MFFSLRVSSSLTACLLLGAFTLAQTGLAQAQAPAAPTEAALDAVPAVRVVRPGEAVPGTPADLNASITVRYGPAKPNAVLLLMPGFLGGAGSFDRLARQIVALDGGVAVWAVDRRSNLLESGAAIADADPAGLVRIVQQGIPARPTSDLTFMKNWGLDTTLRDWREAVREARALTPNVFIGGHSLGGTLTSLYAGYDFGNAPFGAAPTPDDQIGFKGVRGLLMLDGAPGNTTSDPISWDQYQNGSVGRLGYVPGVNKLGEMPYVNSLIFNPTFASRAAAQARLAATAPDALAPAGGLVSYAATNLAAGLSQLEQQYSLLPFLTLRTGQATNAAAIPNPLPRLLGATENSQFVLGSADPSRPVGWKADADAATDPHDFVGRFWNPVSDYAEWYFPMRLSVDVGAAQLDTVGTPFATTLRVWHTRAVSTPILGIAAEHGITTENDYRRFAAFTRATVTTRTLPGASHLDITVAKSDQVARWTLNWMRGITGPAAVQVAQTPSP from the coding sequence ATGTTTTTCTCGCTGCGTGTCTCTTCTTCCCTCACCGCCTGCTTGCTGTTGGGCGCATTCACTTTGGCCCAAACTGGTCTGGCACAGGCCCAGGCTCCCGCCGCACCCACCGAAGCTGCGCTGGACGCTGTGCCCGCCGTGCGCGTGGTGCGCCCCGGTGAAGCTGTACCCGGCACACCCGCCGACCTGAACGCCAGCATCACGGTGCGCTACGGGCCAGCCAAGCCGAACGCCGTGCTGCTGCTGATGCCGGGATTCTTGGGCGGTGCGGGCAGTTTTGATCGATTGGCACGGCAAATCGTGGCGCTTGATGGAGGTGTGGCAGTGTGGGCCGTAGACCGCCGGTCTAATCTTCTGGAATCGGGCGCGGCCATTGCTGATGCTGACCCCGCCGGACTTGTCCGCATCGTGCAGCAGGGCATTCCGGCTCGGCCCACCTCCGATCTGACTTTTATGAAGAACTGGGGGCTGGATACCACCCTGCGCGATTGGCGCGAAGCCGTACGCGAGGCCCGCGCCCTGACGCCGAATGTCTTCATCGGCGGGCATTCGCTGGGCGGCACCCTGACCAGCCTGTATGCCGGGTACGACTTCGGGAATGCCCCGTTTGGCGCGGCTCCTACCCCCGACGACCAGATCGGATTTAAAGGCGTGCGCGGCCTCCTGATGCTGGACGGCGCACCGGGCAACACCACTTCTGACCCGATCAGTTGGGATCAGTACCAGAACGGCAGCGTGGGGCGGCTGGGCTACGTGCCGGGCGTCAACAAACTGGGTGAAATGCCCTATGTCAACAGCCTGATCTTCAATCCGACGTTTGCCAGCCGTGCTGCGGCTCAGGCCCGACTGGCGGCCACTGCGCCCGATGCGCTGGCTCCGGCAGGCGGCCTCGTTTCGTATGCCGCCACCAACCTCGCGGCGGGCCTGTCGCAACTGGAGCAGCAATATTCGCTGCTGCCGTTCCTGACGCTCAGAACCGGGCAGGCCACCAACGCCGCCGCCATTCCCAACCCGCTGCCGCGCCTGCTGGGGGCCACAGAAAACAGCCAGTTCGTGCTTGGGTCAGCCGACCCCAGCCGCCCGGTGGGTTGGAAGGCCGACGCCGACGCTGCCACCGATCCGCACGATTTCGTGGGCCGATTCTGGAATCCGGTCAGCGACTATGCCGAGTGGTACTTTCCCATGCGCCTGAGCGTGGATGTGGGCGCGGCGCAACTGGACACGGTGGGCACGCCGTTTGCGACGACTTTACGTGTGTGGCACACCCGTGCCGTGTCTACTCCGATTCTGGGCATCGCCGCCGAACACGGGATTACCACCGAAAATGACTACCGCCGATTCGCCGCCTTTACCCGCGCCACCGTGACTACGCGCACGCTGCCGGGGGCCAGCCATCTGGATATCACGGTCGCCAAGAGCGATCAGGTGGCCCGCTGGACGCTGAATTGGATGCGCGGGATTACCGGGCCAGCGGCAGTGCAGGTGGCGCAGACTCCAAGCCCCTGA